The DNA segment GCGGAAGGCTGGGTAGGTGTCAGTACCGGCATCCGCGCTGGGAAATTGCCGGTACTGCGGGGGGGGGATGGCTGATTAATGGCGCTGGGCGATCTGGATCAGGTTGCCACAGGTATCGTCGAACACCGCGACGATGACCGGGCCCAGGTCGGTGGGTGGCTGGGTGAACTCGACCCCGGCCTTGCACAAGCGGGTGTACTCGGCGTGGATATCGCGTACGCCGAACGAGGTGGCGGGGATGCCGTCTTGCTTGATGGCGGTCTTGTACGCCTTGGCGGCGGGATGGGCGTCGGGTTCGAGCAACAGCTCGACGCCGTTGGGGTCATTGGGGGAGGTAAGGGTGAGCCAGCGGTGGCGGCCCATGGGGATGTCGTGCTTGGGCTCGAAGCCCAGTACGTAGTGGTAGAACGCCAATGCCTTGGCTTGATCGTCGACAAGAATGCTGGTGACCACAATCTTCATGGGGCACTTCCCTCTGTGACGGGTTTTGTTTTTCTTCAAGTAAAGCTGGTATGGCTGAGTTAACCAGGCTTCGTCGCTGCGCTGTCGCAGAAGCCGAAGCCAAGCATTGAGTTCTGCTTTTGTGTTGTTTGTTCTGGCCTCTTCGCGGGCAAGCCCGCTCCCACAGGTACCGCGCGGTTCTTCCAGCTGGCGGTGTGCCTGCGAAGAGGCCGGTATATCCACCACACCTGGCCCTATCGTCAGATAAAGCCAGCCCAGGCGCCGCCACTAACTTCGCGACTTCAGGAGGCCGAGCAGAGGTGTCTGGAGGGCCAGGTGCGCAGCACCCTTCGGCGTAGCCGAAGGCGCGAGATGTAGATTTGCGTAGCAAATCGTAGGCCGCGCGGGCCCGGAAGGCACCGGCGCGAGGGGATCCCGCCACGGGCGGGACTGATGGTGGAGCGCACGGCTTTTGGTTACTTTTGGTCACGACCAAAAGTGACCCGCCGTAAGGGCGGAAAGGTGACTCAGCGTCGCCCTCGCCATTGGATATGCCCAAATTTCTAAAAACCCAAACCCAAACCCAAACCCAAACCCAAACCCAAACCCAAACCCAAACCCAAACCCCCAATTCGGGGAAACCTACTGGGGAATCCTCCCCAATCCGTTGCACTTCAAACCCCAACCAACTGAAAAATAACAATAATTTTTATGGCATACACCTTGCTCCACCTCCTCGCAGAGTCCCTGTGTCCCCCGGAGGTGCAGCATGATGACCCCGCTCAAAGGCTCAGTCCTGACATCACTCGTGCTAGCCCTGTTCGGCTGGCAAGCGACCAGCGAAGCGGCGGTGCAATGCCAGCGCAACCTGGTCGCCAACGTAGTGGCCCTGGACCAGCCCCTGATGTTCAACCGCCTCGGCGCGCAGAACGCCAACGGCATGATGTTCGCCCTGCGCCAGGATGTGGTCGACGAAAACCATATCCCGCTGACCAAGGGCGGCGCGGCCGTGCCTGGCAAGGTCACCCTGCGTCCAGACAAACGCCCACGTCCGATCGTATTGCGCGTCGCCGCCGGTGACTGCCTGACGGTCAACCTGACCAACTTGCTGGCCTACCAGGCCAACCCCAATAAGCACGGCATCGACCACGACGACAACGAAGTCGAGGGCGAGGAAGAGAACGAGAACGAAGCCGGTGAAGTGGAAAACGAGGGCGGTGAGCATTTCATCGCCGACGAGCAAGTCACCGACCGTCACGTGGGCTTCCAAGTCAATGGCATGCAGGCAGTCAACGGTATCAGCGATATTGCCGCCAACACCGGGCGCAATGGCAATTTCCTGGTCGCCCCCGGTGGCACCCGCAGCTATACCCTGTACGCCGAGCGCGAAGGCGCCTTCGCCGCCACCAGCCAGGGCGCTACGTTTGGCGGCCAGGGTGGTGCTGGCAACGTCGCCAATGGCCTGTTCGGCCAAGTGGTGGTAGTGCCTAAAGGCGGCCGTACCTACCGCAACACCCTGACCGAAGAGGAGATGCGCCTGGCCAGCACTGGCCGTGCACCCACCGGTCAACCGGTGGTCGACTACGAAGCACGTTACCCGCAAGTGGAACCCTGGATCAGCGAGGGCAAGGCTGGCAAACCGATCATCGCCATGATCGACGGCAGCGAGATCCTCAGCAGCGAGACCGACGCCATCGTCATGGGCCCCAACCCTGACGGCAGCTTCCCGCGCTCGACCTATCCATTGGAAAGCATCAACAAACGTAACCCGGCACTGCCTAACCGGCTGCAAGCGTTCCGCGACTTCGGCTCGCAGTTCGCCGACGAAGTGGCCGGCACCCAGGCATTCCCAGGCTATTGGGCCGACCCGATCATGGGCCATGTGCTGGAACCTACGCGTGACTCGTTCATGATCAACTATGGCTCAGGCGGCTTGGGCGCTGAGGTGGTGGCCAACCGCCTGGGCGTTGGCCCGATGCATGACTGCCTGTCCTGCGCCTACGAGGAGTTCTTCCTCAGTGCCCACACCGTGGGCGATATCGGCACCTTGGTCGATGTCCCGGCCAACGTTGGCCTGGAGCACATTCGCCCAGGTGAAACACCGCCGGCCAATGCCGTTGGGGTCAAGGCCAGCATGGCCCTGTACCCGTCGGAGCCGGCCAACGTGCACCACAGCTATATCGGTGACTTCACCAAGTTCCGCAACACCCACAACGGCCATGAACAGCACATCTTCCACCTGCATGGCCATCAGTGGCTGTTCAACCCCAACGACGATAACTCCGACTACATCGATGCCCAGGGCATTGGCCCAGGCATCGGCTACACCTACGAAATCGCCAACGGCGGTTCGGGCAACCGCAACCGGGTAGCGGGCGATGCAATCTACCACTGCCACTTCTACCCGCACTTTGCCCAAGGCATGTGGGCCATGTGGCGGGTACACGATGTGTTCGAAGAGGGCACCCGCCTGGAAGTCAGCGGCGAGGCGCAGGACGGCTACCACAGCACGCCGTTTGCCCTGCGCAGTGGCAAGCCAGCAGCGGGCGCCCGGGCTTTGCCGGATGGCGAGATCATTGCTGGTACGCCGATTCCGGCCATCGTGCCGCTGCCTGGTAAAGCGATGGCGCCGATGCCCGGCAAGGTGGTAGTGGTGCCCAAGCTGGCTGAACAGCTGGTCGCCGAACATGAAGAGGAGGAAGAGGACGAGGAAGAGGGCGACGACGACCATGGCCATCATGGCAATGATGACGGCGCCCCGCGGGCCATCGGCTCGCTGGCCCTGGTCGATCGTAGCGAAAGCAACCGCAACGCCGACGGCAGCCTGAAAAACCCTGGCTATCCGTTCTGGATCGGCGGCATGGAAAGCAGCGTCGGCCAACGTCCACCGACGCCACCACTGGACATGCTCGACCCTGTCCTGGCGCAACAGCTCAAGAACAGCGGTAACGCCCTGTGGGCCAACCTTGATGCGGGTCAGGTCGATGGCTGGGATGGGGGCCTGGGCCGGCACGCGCTGGATGGCATTTCCGCTGGCGGCGAAGCGGTGTCGACCACCACCAAGCTGGACTTCTCCAAGGTGGTGCACAAAGCCAAGCCGATCTACATGCCCGAGGAGGGCACCGACGTCGAGCAGGCCGCCATGCAGTTCCACGCCAAGGCCGAGCACGCCAGCTACGCGTTGATCCCAGGCAGCCAGCCGGTGGCGCGCAACTTCCGCACCAACGGCGCCTTGCCCACTGCTGGGGCACCGTTCTATGAACCGTGCATGGATGACCGGGGCAAGCGCCTGACGCAAGCTTCCGGCGCGGGTGAGTTCTTCAGCGGCGAGAGCCTGACTGGCTTGAACTTCCGCGGTGCCTCCACCTTCACCGCCGACCGTCCGCGGATCTACAAAGGCGCCAACATCCAGTTCGACGCGGTATACAACAAGGTCGGCTACCACTTCCCGCAGGCGCGCATCCTGGCCCTGTGGGAAGACGCCTGGCCGGTGATTACCAAGCAGCGCCCACCAGAGCCACTGGTGATGCGCATGAACACCTTCGACTGCACCATGTACACCCACACCAACCTGATCCCGTCGTTCTATGAGATGGACGACTACCAGGTGCGCACCCCAACCGACGTGATCGGCCAGCACATCCACCTGCCCAAGTGGGACCTGACCGCCGCCGACGGCTCGGCCAACGGCTGGAACTACGAAGACGGCATTCTCTCGCCCGGCAGTGTGGTCGAGCGCATCCAGGCCATCCGCAGCTTCAATGGTTGCAGCGAAGGCGATGCCCGTGATGGCAGCGCCGCTTGCCCGAAAGCCAAGCAGCACCCGTACTTCGGCCGCTTCGGCAGGGCAGACTGGCTCGGTGCGCGCACCGCCATGCAGCGTTGGTTCGCCGACCCGTTGATCAACGTGCATAACGTCGATCGTGGCCTGGGCACCATCTTCACCCACGACCACCTTGGCCCATCGACCCATCAGCAACTGGGCCTGTATGCCACTGTGCTGGCCGAACCTGCCGGCTCGACCTGGTACCACGCCGAGACCGGCGAGAAGCTCTACAACCCGGCGATTCGCCAGGACGGTGGGCCGACCTCGTGGCAAGCGGTGATCCAGACCGGCGATCACGACGGCGACGGGCGTAACGACAGCTATCGCGAGTTCTTCCTTGAGTACAGCGACTTCCAACATGCCTATGAAGCCGGCGTGTATGTTGGCGCCGGCCCCGATGGCGTGCCCAATGGCCAGGCGTATCCGGCCACCAGCGACAGCTTCCGCTACGCCATCAACCCACCGGTGCGCCAAGCAGCCTCCAACCTGCTCGAGTCGGTGGTCGAGTCGCGCGGCGGCCTGAGCCCAGGTTGCCCAAGCCGGCCGTGCCCGCAAGCGATCTCGGTGGATGACCCTGGCATGTTCGTCGTCAACTACCGCAACGAGCCGCTGGCCCTGCGCGTATTCGACCCGAACAAGGTCGGCCCGGATGGCAAGCGCGGCATGCAGGCCGATGGCCTGGCGGGAGACCTGAGCTATGCCTTGCAGACCCGTACCGACCGCGCCATCCCGGCGATGAACCTGGCGCCCTCGGCGATCACCTCGGCGCTCGGCCCAACCGGCGGCACCACGCTGTTCCCGCCGCACATCAACAAGGGCAGCGAGCCAGGCGACCCGTTCACCCCGCTGCTGCGTACCTACTCGGGCGACAACGTGCGCCTGCGCATGCACGCCGGCGGTCATGAAGAGGAGCACAACGTCACCTTGCACGGGGTCAAATGGCTGCAAAACGGTTCGGGCTTCGGCAACAGCTCCAACTCGGGCTGGAAGGCTTCGCAGATGATCGGTATCTCCGAGCAGCTCGGCTTCATGGCGCCGGTGTCGATGATCTCCAGCTCCGCAGCCACCAACGGGGATTACCTGTACTCGCTCGACGCGGCCCTGGAGGGCTACTGGAACGGCATCTGGGGCCTCATGCGCAACTACACCGCGCAGCGCGCCGACCTGTTCCCGTTGCCGAATAACCCGCAGCCGGTAGCCATGCGCAACACCGTGGCGTTCGACGGCATCTGCCCGAGGACTACCGCCAACACTAATGGCGTGGGCAGCAAACCGACGGTCAAACGCAACTATGAGATCGTCGCAGCGCTGGCCAACGACATCCTCGACAACCGTCATGGCGTGAGCATCGCCGACCCGGCGGGTATCGGCCAGCATGTCGGCGGTCCACTCAAGGCCAATGGCGGCACCCTGGTGTTCAACAGCCGCAAGACCAGCATCCCGCAAGTGACGGTAACCGACGAGGAGGACGGTGCCACCTTCACCATCGGCGGTCACAGCGCACCGCTGCATGACCCGACTGCGGTGCTGTATGTGCGCAAGGCCGACCTGGACACCAGCACCGGCAAGCTCAAGGCCGGGGTGCCGGTAGAGCCGCTGGTGCTGCGCGCCAACGCGGGCGACTGCATCAGCATCACCCTGGAAAACCGCCTGCCGCTGATGATGCCGGACCTGCCCAGCACCGCAGTGATGCAGAACGTGGTCAAGCGTGATCGCAACGGTAGCGAAGGCTCCACCGCCTTCAACAACAACCTGATGCGACCTTCCAGCCACGTTGGCCTGCATGCCCAGCTGCTGAGCTATGACATCACCAAGTCCGATGGTGCCAACGTGGGCCTCAACCCGATCCAGACCGTACCCCCGCGCGCGGGTAGCAGCGGCGCCTACCCGAGCAAGGTGTATCAGTACTACGCCGGGCACCTGGAGCGCGAAGGCAAGCCTGTGCTGCAACTGGGCCGTACGGTGGACAACATCAACACCACCGCGATCGAGTTCGGCGGCCTCAACCTGACCCCTTCGGATGTGATCAAGCAGCCGCAGAAGGGTCTGGTCGGTGGCATGAGCATCCTGCCGCAGAGTGCGACCTGGACTGAGGACAACGCCAGCCGCGCCCAGGCCACGGTCAAGGTCAGTGGCCAGCCCGACTACCGCGACTTCGTCACTGTCTGGCAGCGTTCGCTGAACATGCGCTGGGCCGATGGTCGGCCGGTTGAGGGCATCGCCACCGAAGGCAACGGCGTGCCGGGTGACCCGAAAGACAACGGCAACATGGCCATGAACTACAAGACCGAGCCGCTGTGGCTGCGCTTCGGCCTGGCGCCGGACGCACCGTTCGGGCATGCCGATGGCTTTGGCTTCGCCGATGTGCCCAACGCGCACATGGCCTACAGCAATGCCCTGGTCGGTGGCGATCCACAAACCCCAGTGCTCTGGGCCAAGCCTGGGCAACCGGCACGCAGCCACGTGCTGATGCCCAGTGGGGGGAGCCGCGGTATCACCTACCAACTGGACGGGCACCTGTGGCCACTGCACGCCTACCAGGCCGAGAAGAACGACCTCGACGGCTACCCCATGAGCCTGCCGGGCATTGGCTCGGTGCGCTTTGGCTACAACCCGATGTCGATCTACATCGGCGCCCAGGAAAGCGTGCTGCCGGCCGCGCACTTCAGCTTCATGCTGCCAAGCGCCGGCGGTGCCAACGCCATCCCAGGTGACTATCTGTTCCGCGACTACGCCGCCTACGGCAATGCCTCGGGGCTGTGGGGGATCCTGCGGGTGACCAACGAAGCGCCACCGGCAACCGCCCCGGCGCAATGACAGAAGGGGAGCGCGAGCATGAACAAAAAGACTCGCCCTGCTTACTTGGGGGTACTGCTGGGAGTGGCGCTGATCGGCATGGGGGTGGCCTACGAGAAGCTCTGGTGCGACCCGCGCGAGCTGTTGCAGGAGGCTGCCGACCCGCAGGCCCTGCACCGGCTCAGCCGCGACGGGGTGACCGTGGAGTTCGAAGCCAAGGCCATGGACGGTGGCCAGCTGCGTGAAGGCAGCTTTGCCAACGTGCGCTTCAAGGTCAGCGACCAGAGCAGTGGCCAACCGTTGTCGGGGATGTCACCGGGGGCCTG comes from the Pseudomonas urmiensis genome and includes:
- a CDS encoding VOC family protein; this encodes MKIVVTSILVDDQAKALAFYHYVLGFEPKHDIPMGRHRWLTLTSPNDPNGVELLLEPDAHPAAKAYKTAIKQDGIPATSFGVRDIHAEYTRLCKAGVEFTQPPTDLGPVIVAVFDDTCGNLIQIAQRH
- the mnxG gene encoding manganese-oxidizing multicopper oxidase MnxG, producing MMTPLKGSVLTSLVLALFGWQATSEAAVQCQRNLVANVVALDQPLMFNRLGAQNANGMMFALRQDVVDENHIPLTKGGAAVPGKVTLRPDKRPRPIVLRVAAGDCLTVNLTNLLAYQANPNKHGIDHDDNEVEGEEENENEAGEVENEGGEHFIADEQVTDRHVGFQVNGMQAVNGISDIAANTGRNGNFLVAPGGTRSYTLYAEREGAFAATSQGATFGGQGGAGNVANGLFGQVVVVPKGGRTYRNTLTEEEMRLASTGRAPTGQPVVDYEARYPQVEPWISEGKAGKPIIAMIDGSEILSSETDAIVMGPNPDGSFPRSTYPLESINKRNPALPNRLQAFRDFGSQFADEVAGTQAFPGYWADPIMGHVLEPTRDSFMINYGSGGLGAEVVANRLGVGPMHDCLSCAYEEFFLSAHTVGDIGTLVDVPANVGLEHIRPGETPPANAVGVKASMALYPSEPANVHHSYIGDFTKFRNTHNGHEQHIFHLHGHQWLFNPNDDNSDYIDAQGIGPGIGYTYEIANGGSGNRNRVAGDAIYHCHFYPHFAQGMWAMWRVHDVFEEGTRLEVSGEAQDGYHSTPFALRSGKPAAGARALPDGEIIAGTPIPAIVPLPGKAMAPMPGKVVVVPKLAEQLVAEHEEEEEDEEEGDDDHGHHGNDDGAPRAIGSLALVDRSESNRNADGSLKNPGYPFWIGGMESSVGQRPPTPPLDMLDPVLAQQLKNSGNALWANLDAGQVDGWDGGLGRHALDGISAGGEAVSTTTKLDFSKVVHKAKPIYMPEEGTDVEQAAMQFHAKAEHASYALIPGSQPVARNFRTNGALPTAGAPFYEPCMDDRGKRLTQASGAGEFFSGESLTGLNFRGASTFTADRPRIYKGANIQFDAVYNKVGYHFPQARILALWEDAWPVITKQRPPEPLVMRMNTFDCTMYTHTNLIPSFYEMDDYQVRTPTDVIGQHIHLPKWDLTAADGSANGWNYEDGILSPGSVVERIQAIRSFNGCSEGDARDGSAACPKAKQHPYFGRFGRADWLGARTAMQRWFADPLINVHNVDRGLGTIFTHDHLGPSTHQQLGLYATVLAEPAGSTWYHAETGEKLYNPAIRQDGGPTSWQAVIQTGDHDGDGRNDSYREFFLEYSDFQHAYEAGVYVGAGPDGVPNGQAYPATSDSFRYAINPPVRQAASNLLESVVESRGGLSPGCPSRPCPQAISVDDPGMFVVNYRNEPLALRVFDPNKVGPDGKRGMQADGLAGDLSYALQTRTDRAIPAMNLAPSAITSALGPTGGTTLFPPHINKGSEPGDPFTPLLRTYSGDNVRLRMHAGGHEEEHNVTLHGVKWLQNGSGFGNSSNSGWKASQMIGISEQLGFMAPVSMISSSAATNGDYLYSLDAALEGYWNGIWGLMRNYTAQRADLFPLPNNPQPVAMRNTVAFDGICPRTTANTNGVGSKPTVKRNYEIVAALANDILDNRHGVSIADPAGIGQHVGGPLKANGGTLVFNSRKTSIPQVTVTDEEDGATFTIGGHSAPLHDPTAVLYVRKADLDTSTGKLKAGVPVEPLVLRANAGDCISITLENRLPLMMPDLPSTAVMQNVVKRDRNGSEGSTAFNNNLMRPSSHVGLHAQLLSYDITKSDGANVGLNPIQTVPPRAGSSGAYPSKVYQYYAGHLEREGKPVLQLGRTVDNINTTAIEFGGLNLTPSDVIKQPQKGLVGGMSILPQSATWTEDNASRAQATVKVSGQPDYRDFVTVWQRSLNMRWADGRPVEGIATEGNGVPGDPKDNGNMAMNYKTEPLWLRFGLAPDAPFGHADGFGFADVPNAHMAYSNALVGGDPQTPVLWAKPGQPARSHVLMPSGGSRGITYQLDGHLWPLHAYQAEKNDLDGYPMSLPGIGSVRFGYNPMSIYIGAQESVLPAAHFSFMLPSAGGANAIPGDYLFRDYAAYGNASGLWGILRVTNEAPPATAPAQ